The Mycobacterium seoulense genome has a window encoding:
- a CDS encoding TIGR03857 family LLM class F420-dependent oxidoreductase codes for MSDRTLDELGYYLLAGAGGEGPATLIGEARRGEELGFGTAFISERWNVKEASSLTGAACAVTTRMQIATAATNHNTRHPLITGSWATTMHRLSGGRFTLGIGRGIAAIYGAFGIPAVTTAQMEDWAQVMRRLWHGELIFNHDGPMGKYPILFLDPDFNEDIRLALVAFGPRTLDLGGRVFDDVILHTYFTPETLQRCVKTVKSAAEKAGRDPDSVRVWSCFATVGDHLPEELRLKKTVARLATYLQGYGDLMVRTNNWDPAVLQRFREDPVVTSIAGGIDHKGTAEQIEHIATLIPEEWLEPSATGSARQCAERVRKEFDYGADAVIMHGATPDELEPVIAAYRAGD; via the coding sequence TTGAGCGATCGCACTCTCGATGAGTTGGGCTACTACCTGTTGGCCGGTGCCGGCGGTGAGGGCCCGGCAACACTGATCGGCGAGGCCCGCCGCGGCGAGGAGCTGGGCTTCGGCACCGCGTTCATCTCCGAGCGCTGGAACGTCAAAGAAGCGTCGTCGCTGACGGGGGCCGCATGCGCGGTGACGACCCGGATGCAGATCGCCACCGCCGCAACCAATCACAACACCCGCCACCCGCTGATCACGGGGTCGTGGGCCACCACAATGCACCGGCTCTCCGGCGGGCGCTTCACACTGGGGATCGGCCGGGGTATCGCGGCGATCTACGGGGCGTTCGGCATACCCGCGGTCACGACCGCGCAGATGGAGGACTGGGCCCAGGTCATGCGCCGCCTCTGGCACGGCGAGCTGATCTTCAACCACGACGGACCGATGGGCAAGTACCCGATCCTGTTCCTGGACCCGGACTTCAACGAGGACATCCGGCTGGCGCTGGTGGCTTTCGGGCCCAGGACCCTCGACCTCGGGGGCCGGGTTTTCGACGACGTCATCTTGCACACCTACTTCACCCCCGAGACGCTGCAGCGCTGCGTCAAGACCGTCAAATCCGCGGCGGAGAAGGCCGGCCGCGACCCGGACAGCGTCCGGGTGTGGTCGTGCTTCGCCACTGTCGGTGACCACCTCCCCGAGGAGTTGCGGCTGAAGAAGACGGTCGCCCGCCTGGCCACCTACCTGCAGGGTTACGGCGACCTGATGGTGCGGACGAATAACTGGGATCCGGCTGTGCTGCAACGCTTCCGGGAGGACCCGGTGGTGACGTCGATCGCGGGAGGGATCGACCACAAGGGCACGGCCGAGCAGATCGAGCACATCGCGACGTTGATCCCCGAGGAGTGGCTGGAGCCGTCGGCGACCGGGTCGGCCCGCCAATGCGCCGAGCGCGTCCGCAAGGAATTCGACTACGGGGCCGATGCGGTGATCATGCACGGCGCGACACCGGACGAACTAGAGCCCGTGATCGCGGCTTATCGGGCGGGGGATTAG
- a CDS encoding Rieske 2Fe-2S domain-containing protein, producing the protein MKVPFTWKVTGWFMVGWSPEFPAGEVRPLHYFGEDLVAYRDASGQLHVLEAHCKHLGAHIGHGGKVLGDCVECPFHGWRWGPDGTNRYIPYQPDRPNRALRLRVYPVREQYDCVFIWHQPEGKEPQWEMPDIFRKFPQFETDPAAYYRAYPEFSRRAEREPVHPQIVAENAPDSAHFEYVHHATVTPRVLDWKIVDHEWQFVAGWPDARSGNPEDLALRFHSHLFGLGGAISVFEGAQNHRLIFTCTPVDDECSDLFYSIWWPRVPGDTADVPHGKLRDVIEKQFLSTVFDDLQIWRYQKYVENPALSKVDAKGYMALRKWAKQFYDVPPAVPA; encoded by the coding sequence TTGAAAGTGCCCTTCACCTGGAAGGTCACCGGGTGGTTCATGGTCGGGTGGTCTCCCGAGTTTCCCGCCGGCGAGGTCCGGCCGCTGCACTACTTCGGTGAGGACTTGGTCGCCTACCGCGACGCGTCCGGGCAGCTACACGTGCTGGAAGCGCACTGCAAACACCTCGGCGCCCACATCGGCCACGGCGGCAAGGTGCTGGGCGACTGCGTCGAGTGCCCGTTCCACGGCTGGCGCTGGGGCCCCGACGGCACCAACCGGTACATCCCCTACCAACCCGACCGGCCCAACCGCGCGCTGCGGCTGCGGGTGTACCCGGTGCGCGAGCAGTACGACTGCGTGTTCATCTGGCACCAACCGGAAGGCAAGGAGCCGCAGTGGGAGATGCCGGACATCTTCCGGAAGTTTCCGCAGTTCGAGACCGACCCCGCGGCCTACTACCGCGCGTATCCGGAGTTCTCCCGGCGCGCCGAGCGCGAACCGGTGCATCCACAGATCGTCGCGGAGAACGCCCCCGACAGCGCCCATTTCGAATACGTGCACCACGCCACCGTGACCCCGCGGGTGCTGGACTGGAAGATCGTCGACCACGAGTGGCAGTTCGTCGCGGGATGGCCCGACGCGCGCAGCGGCAACCCCGAGGATCTCGCGTTACGGTTCCACAGCCACCTGTTCGGCCTGGGCGGGGCCATCAGCGTCTTCGAGGGAGCACAGAACCATCGGCTGATCTTCACCTGCACGCCGGTCGACGACGAGTGCTCGGACCTCTTCTACTCCATCTGGTGGCCCCGGGTCCCCGGCGACACCGCGGACGTACCGCACGGCAAGCTACGCGACGTGATCGAAAAGCAGTTCCTGTCCACCGTCTTCGACGATCTGCAGATCTGGCGCTACCAGAAGTACGTCGAAAACCCGGCGCTTTCCAAAGTTGACGCGAAAGGCTATATGGCACTGCGAAAGTGGGCGAAGCAGTTCTATGACGTCCCGCCGGCAGTACCGGCATGA
- a CDS encoding alpha/beta hydrolase encodes MSKVTRGLGLAKEATRELGKLLPRTVAGLNESTGWAPVSPRGVRQFGEVMLDELVLSGFSLLGGSPAAMRPLSGCTAAAEELSTLGIDRAHRDPMPLRPTSVRRRRIGNLAYERMAFEHDPALPETLEAEGLGGPARAVVHLCRHTDGPRPWLIWVHGAGQGGTEDLLLTRIGRIHRQLGFNVALPVQPGHGCRRREWPAYPDMDPLGNVAGMMRSVSEIRAVVRWAQPQASAIVVAGVSMGTPVAALVSHLERQIDAVALYTPILGLNAMIARHLGRWGSSRDEFRDLLASPQVAKLTSVIDPLRVDPAPPPHRRLIVGAWHDRMAMRDPTVELQERWGGQLYWYDGSHVGHIFSRRVQNVTDRFLREVAG; translated from the coding sequence ATGTCGAAGGTGACGCGCGGGCTGGGACTCGCCAAGGAAGCGACCCGCGAACTTGGCAAGTTGTTACCCCGGACGGTGGCCGGTCTGAACGAATCCACCGGCTGGGCTCCGGTATCACCGCGTGGCGTGCGCCAGTTCGGCGAGGTCATGCTGGACGAGCTTGTGCTGAGCGGTTTTTCGCTGCTCGGCGGCAGCCCGGCGGCGATGCGGCCGCTGTCTGGCTGCACGGCCGCGGCAGAGGAGTTGTCCACCCTGGGCATCGACCGTGCGCACAGGGACCCGATGCCGCTGCGCCCTACCTCGGTTCGGCGGCGCCGCATCGGCAATCTGGCGTACGAGCGGATGGCGTTCGAGCACGATCCGGCGTTGCCGGAGACGCTGGAAGCCGAGGGCCTGGGCGGACCGGCGAGGGCGGTGGTGCACCTGTGCCGGCACACCGACGGGCCGAGACCGTGGCTCATCTGGGTGCACGGCGCCGGTCAGGGCGGCACGGAAGACCTGCTGTTGACCCGGATCGGCCGGATACATCGTCAGTTGGGATTCAACGTCGCATTGCCGGTGCAGCCCGGTCACGGCTGCCGGCGCCGGGAATGGCCTGCCTACCCCGACATGGACCCCTTGGGCAACGTCGCCGGCATGATGCGGTCGGTGTCGGAGATCCGCGCCGTGGTGCGGTGGGCACAACCACAGGCGAGTGCGATTGTGGTAGCCGGGGTTTCGATGGGGACTCCGGTCGCGGCGCTGGTTTCGCACCTGGAAAGGCAGATCGATGCGGTGGCGCTGTATACGCCGATCCTCGGGCTGAATGCGATGATCGCGCGGCACCTGGGGCGCTGGGGATCGTCGCGGGACGAATTCCGCGACCTGCTGGCCTCGCCGCAGGTGGCCAAGCTGACCTCGGTGATCGATCCATTGCGGGTGGATCCGGCGCCGCCGCCGCATCGCCGGCTCATCGTCGGTGCCTGGCACGACCGGATGGCGATGCGTGATCCCACGGTTGAGTTGCAGGAGCGCTGGGGCGGCCAGCTTTACTGGTACGACGGCAGCCACGTGGGACACATCTTCTCCCGGCGGGTGCAAAACGTGACCGACCGATTCCTGCGCGAAGTGGCCGGCTGA
- a CDS encoding PaaI family thioesterase, producing the protein MTDTAPGVRGGFPDIKPAEHAPPGLGRFVTAMRRLQDLTLASNPDSSAWTAAARHVEDACALLDGHQVPEGMAPAGRVIELPGLGHPLLPPWTVTESGPTGVTMAGHFTRSHVGGNNAVHGGMIPLFYDWLFGMVVSTAGTPPTRTAYLHVDYRNITPIDEPLTAHGHITEIDGRKIFISATMTAADGTLLSEANGLMVRLLPHQP; encoded by the coding sequence ATGACCGACACCGCTCCCGGGGTTCGCGGCGGATTCCCCGATATCAAGCCGGCCGAACACGCGCCGCCCGGGTTGGGCCGATTCGTCACCGCGATGCGCCGCCTGCAGGATCTGACCCTCGCCAGTAATCCGGACAGCTCGGCGTGGACGGCCGCGGCCCGGCACGTCGAAGACGCCTGCGCACTACTGGACGGCCACCAGGTGCCCGAGGGCATGGCGCCGGCCGGCCGCGTCATCGAACTGCCCGGCCTGGGCCACCCCCTGCTCCCGCCGTGGACCGTTACGGAATCCGGGCCGACTGGCGTCACCATGGCGGGACACTTCACCCGCTCGCATGTCGGCGGAAACAACGCCGTGCACGGCGGAATGATCCCGCTGTTCTACGACTGGCTGTTCGGGATGGTGGTCTCTACTGCCGGCACTCCCCCCACCCGCACCGCCTACCTGCATGTCGACTACCGAAACATCACCCCGATCGACGAGCCGCTAACCGCCCACGGCCACATCACCGAAATCGACGGCAGGAAGATCTTCATCTCGGCTACGATGACGGCCGCTGATGGCACGCTGCTCAGCGAAGCCAACGGCCTGATGGTCCGACTGCTCCCCCACCAGCCATGA
- a CDS encoding cysteine hydrolase, with amino-acid sequence MTPTLAEIAAPQHTAIVTQECQGAVIGPDAGLAMLAEEARRVALPNIVRLLPAARAAGVRVVHCLVQRRPDGLGSNHNAKIFAMGHGQVDITPGTPGAAVLPELGPEPGDLALSRWHGVGPMGGTDLDAVLRNLGVSTIVVVGVSLNIAIPNVVMDAVNAAYRVIVPRDAVAGIPTEYGEAIIANTLSLLATITTTDELLSAWTRP; translated from the coding sequence ATGACACCGACCCTTGCCGAAATCGCGGCGCCCCAGCACACCGCGATCGTCACGCAGGAGTGCCAGGGGGCGGTCATCGGTCCCGACGCGGGGCTGGCGATGTTGGCCGAGGAGGCCCGGCGGGTCGCGCTGCCCAACATCGTCCGGCTCTTGCCGGCGGCCCGGGCGGCCGGGGTACGCGTCGTGCACTGCCTGGTACAGCGGCGGCCCGACGGGCTGGGCTCCAACCACAACGCCAAGATCTTCGCCATGGGACACGGTCAGGTCGACATCACGCCGGGCACCCCGGGGGCGGCCGTGCTACCCGAATTAGGTCCCGAGCCAGGCGATCTGGCGCTGAGCCGCTGGCACGGCGTCGGGCCGATGGGCGGCACCGACCTGGACGCGGTACTGCGGAATCTCGGCGTGTCCACCATCGTTGTCGTCGGGGTGTCGCTGAACATCGCCATCCCCAATGTCGTGATGGACGCGGTCAACGCCGCCTACCGCGTGATCGTTCCCCGGGACGCCGTTGCCGGCATACCTACCGAGTACGGAGAGGCCATCATCGCCAACACCCTGTCGCTGCTCGCGACCATCACCACCACCGACGAGTTGCTCAGCGCGTGGACGCGGCCATGA
- a CDS encoding acyl-CoA synthetase: MSDTATQFTVPAVAAAVASAIPDRELLIQGGRRYSYAQVLERSHRLAAYLHSRGLGCRTERSALAGHEAGQDLLGIYAYNGNEFVESLLGSFQARVAPFNVNFRYVKSELQYLLADAGATALIYHAAFAPRVAEILPDLPQLRVLIQIADDSGNDLIYGAVDYESVIASCAPEPPPVQHSPDDLYVLYTGGTTGMPKGVLWRQHDIFMTSFGGRNLMTGEPFGSVEDIAAGVVGGPGTKLMILPPLMHGAAQWSVMTAITTGQSVVFPSVVDRLDADEVVRTIERERVTVVTVVGDAMARPLVTAIEKGIADVSSLAVVANGGALLTPFVKQRLIEVLPNVVVVDGVGSSETGAQMHHMSTSGAVSTGTFNAGPDTSVAAEDLSAILEPGHDGMGWLAQRGYVPLGYKGDAAKTAKTFPVIDGVRYAIPGDRARHRADGSIELLGRDSVTINSGGEKIFVEEVETAIASHPAVADVVVAGRPSERWGQEVVAVVALAQGAHADAEELVAHAGQSLARYKLPKAIVFRAAIERSPSGKADYRWAREQAVNG; this comes from the coding sequence ATGTCCGACACAGCAACACAATTCACGGTGCCCGCTGTCGCGGCGGCCGTTGCGTCCGCGATTCCCGATCGGGAGCTGCTGATTCAGGGCGGACGGCGGTACAGCTACGCACAGGTGCTCGAGCGGTCGCACCGCCTCGCCGCTTACCTGCATTCCCGTGGACTCGGGTGCCGCACCGAACGCTCCGCGCTCGCCGGCCACGAGGCGGGCCAAGACCTGCTCGGCATCTACGCCTACAACGGCAACGAATTCGTCGAGTCGTTGCTGGGCTCGTTCCAGGCCCGGGTTGCCCCCTTCAACGTCAACTTCCGCTACGTCAAGAGCGAGCTGCAGTATCTGTTGGCGGATGCGGGGGCAACCGCGCTGATCTACCACGCCGCATTCGCGCCTCGGGTGGCCGAAATCCTGCCGGACCTCCCCCAATTGCGGGTGCTGATTCAGATCGCCGACGACTCGGGCAACGACCTGATCTACGGCGCAGTCGATTACGAGAGCGTCATCGCATCCTGCGCGCCGGAGCCACCACCGGTGCAGCATTCACCGGACGACCTGTACGTCCTGTACACCGGCGGCACCACGGGAATGCCGAAAGGCGTGCTGTGGCGCCAGCATGACATCTTCATGACGTCCTTCGGCGGACGCAACCTGATGACCGGCGAGCCGTTCGGGTCCGTCGAGGACATCGCGGCCGGCGTGGTCGGGGGCCCCGGCACCAAGCTGATGATCCTGCCGCCGCTGATGCACGGTGCGGCCCAGTGGAGCGTGATGACGGCGATCACGACCGGACAATCCGTCGTCTTCCCGTCGGTCGTCGATCGTCTGGACGCCGACGAGGTCGTCCGCACCATCGAGCGTGAGCGGGTGACCGTGGTGACGGTGGTGGGCGACGCGATGGCCCGCCCGTTGGTCACCGCCATCGAGAAGGGGATCGCGGACGTCTCGTCGTTGGCCGTGGTCGCCAACGGGGGCGCATTGCTCACCCCGTTCGTCAAGCAGCGCCTGATCGAGGTGCTGCCCAACGTCGTCGTCGTCGACGGTGTCGGATCGTCGGAGACCGGCGCGCAGATGCACCACATGTCCACGTCGGGGGCGGTGTCGACCGGCACCTTCAACGCGGGACCGGACACGTCCGTGGCGGCCGAGGATCTGAGCGCCATCCTGGAACCGGGCCATGACGGGATGGGCTGGTTGGCGCAGCGGGGTTACGTTCCGCTGGGCTACAAGGGCGATGCGGCCAAGACCGCCAAGACATTTCCTGTCATCGACGGGGTGAGGTATGCGATTCCCGGTGATCGGGCACGCCACCGCGCCGACGGCAGCATCGAACTGCTGGGCCGCGATTCGGTGACGATCAACTCGGGCGGCGAGAAGATCTTCGTCGAGGAGGTCGAGACCGCGATCGCGTCGCATCCCGCGGTGGCCGACGTGGTGGTCGCGGGGCGGCCCAGCGAACGATGGGGCCAGGAGGTGGTCGCCGTGGTCGCGCTGGCTCAGGGCGCCCACGCCGACGCCGAGGAGTTGGTCGCACACGCCGGGCAGTCGTTGGCGCGCTACAAGCTTCCCAAGGCGATCGTGTTCCGCGCGGCAATCGAGCGCAGCCCGTCGGGCAAGGCCGACTACCGGTGGGCGCGCGAGCAGGCGGTGAACGGCTGA
- a CDS encoding CaiB/BaiF CoA transferase family protein: MSGFRVLELAQFTFVPAAGAILADWGADVIKVEHPLRGDTQRGFINMGGIQLDPERHPLMEHPNRGKRSVGIDVSTPGGQEVIYELAKTSDVFLTNYMPAQRQKHKFDVEHIRAVNPNIVYARGSAYGDKGAERDVGGYDGTAFWTRSGIGYALTPEELGGALGQGIPAFGDSIGGMFIAGGISAALLHRERTGEALELDVSLLSTAWWAAGASVTQGMETGQVMRTPMPGSPTAMSVNPFMGNYETSDGGTINLCIISPTGLIRDTFEHLGIPEAADDPRFSDVLPLIQNAGAAAELIAEAFARKPFDYWRQHLKTMKGQWAPFQSLLDLIDDEQALANDMVSEVELASGGKPFRVVRGPVQFNHEPLVTTRAPQASEHTEIVLMELGMEWDRIEELKDTGAIA, translated from the coding sequence ATGTCGGGCTTCCGGGTCCTGGAACTTGCCCAATTCACGTTCGTCCCGGCGGCGGGAGCCATCCTGGCCGATTGGGGCGCCGACGTCATCAAGGTCGAACACCCGCTGCGCGGCGACACCCAACGCGGCTTCATCAACATGGGTGGCATCCAGCTTGATCCGGAGCGGCACCCGCTGATGGAACATCCCAACCGGGGCAAACGCAGCGTCGGGATCGATGTTTCCACGCCGGGCGGTCAGGAAGTGATCTATGAACTGGCCAAGACCTCGGATGTGTTCCTCACCAACTACATGCCGGCGCAGCGGCAGAAGCACAAGTTCGACGTGGAGCACATCCGCGCGGTGAACCCGAACATCGTCTACGCGCGCGGTTCGGCGTACGGCGACAAGGGCGCCGAGCGTGACGTGGGTGGCTATGACGGGACGGCGTTCTGGACGCGCAGCGGCATCGGGTACGCGCTGACGCCGGAGGAGCTGGGCGGCGCACTGGGGCAAGGCATTCCGGCGTTCGGTGACTCCATCGGCGGCATGTTCATCGCCGGCGGCATTTCGGCGGCGCTACTGCATCGCGAGCGCACCGGCGAAGCCCTCGAGCTCGACGTGTCGTTGCTGAGCACGGCTTGGTGGGCGGCGGGGGCGAGCGTGACGCAGGGCATGGAGACCGGACAGGTGATGCGCACTCCCATGCCAGGCTCCCCCACCGCGATGTCGGTGAACCCCTTCATGGGCAACTACGAAACCTCCGACGGCGGCACCATCAACCTGTGCATCATCAGCCCGACGGGCTTGATCCGCGACACGTTCGAGCATCTGGGCATCCCCGAGGCGGCCGACGACCCCCGCTTCTCCGACGTGCTGCCCTTGATCCAGAACGCCGGCGCGGCCGCGGAGCTCATCGCAGAGGCCTTCGCCCGCAAGCCCTTCGACTATTGGCGGCAGCACCTGAAGACGATGAAGGGTCAGTGGGCGCCGTTCCAGAGCCTCCTCGACCTGATCGACGACGAGCAGGCCCTGGCCAACGACATGGTCAGCGAGGTCGAACTCGCCAGCGGCGGAAAGCCTTTCCGCGTGGTGCGCGGCCCGGTGCAGTTCAACCACGAGCCCCTGGTGACCACCCGGGCGCCCCAGGCCTCCGAGCACACCGAGATCGTGCTGATGGAGCTGGGCATGGAATGGGACCGCATCGAGGAACTGAAGGACACGGGAGCCATCGCGTGA
- a CDS encoding nuclear transport factor 2 family protein, translating into MAAPRTAREVVELYNLVVWNERNLTLAEELFADKVIRHGVGEAHTLTREQAISRVRDVWAMFDTLRFDLNIVAAGDDGEHVAIVYDSSMTAKDGTETNVASIEVFRVVDGKIAEVWNCGYQQGVWS; encoded by the coding sequence ATGGCAGCCCCGCGCACGGCACGCGAGGTGGTCGAGCTCTACAACCTGGTCGTCTGGAACGAGCGCAACCTGACCCTGGCCGAGGAGTTGTTCGCCGACAAGGTAATTCGGCACGGGGTAGGCGAGGCGCACACCCTGACCCGCGAGCAGGCGATCAGCCGGGTGAGGGACGTGTGGGCGATGTTCGACACGTTGCGCTTCGATCTGAACATCGTCGCCGCCGGCGACGACGGCGAGCACGTCGCGATCGTCTACGACTCGTCGATGACCGCCAAAGACGGCACCGAGACAAATGTCGCCAGCATCGAGGTGTTCCGCGTCGTCGACGGGAAGATCGCGGAGGTCTGGAATTGCGGCTACCAGCAAGGAGTTTGGAGTTGA
- a CDS encoding cytochrome P450 — protein sequence MTTNVHAAASADGQTVSLRDPYPFFALKRRESGVFRGTVMDYSKTPESLVPKREFSAVSFDAVNTVFRDGRVYSSAPYDKTIGLFMGPTILAMEGKKHRDHRNLVSAAFKSKALARWENTIVRPICNALIDDFIDTGQADLVRNFTFEFPTRVIAQLLGLPADDLPTFRKRAVQLISYHVDYEHAFEASAALKDYFVEQIEQRKSHPTQDIIGDLVTAEIDGEKLSDEAIYSFLRLLLPAGLETTYRSSGNLLYLLLTHPDQFAAVQADPGLLPQAIEEGLRFETPLTTVQRFTTEDTELGGVAIPARSVVGVCIGAANRDERRWERPEEFDIFRTHLPHISFAAGEHTCLGLHLARLETRVAVECLLDRVTNVRLLTDDDPHIHGQPFRSPTALPVTFDAK from the coding sequence GTGACGACCAACGTTCACGCCGCCGCCAGTGCCGACGGCCAGACTGTCAGCCTGCGTGACCCCTACCCGTTCTTCGCGCTCAAGCGCCGCGAATCCGGGGTGTTTCGCGGGACGGTCATGGACTATTCCAAAACACCCGAGTCGCTGGTGCCCAAGCGTGAGTTCTCCGCGGTGTCCTTCGACGCGGTGAACACGGTGTTCCGGGACGGCCGGGTGTACAGCTCCGCACCGTATGACAAGACGATCGGCCTGTTCATGGGGCCGACCATCCTGGCGATGGAGGGAAAGAAACATCGCGACCACCGCAACCTCGTGTCCGCGGCGTTCAAGTCCAAGGCGTTGGCCCGCTGGGAGAACACCATCGTGCGGCCGATCTGCAACGCGCTGATCGACGACTTCATCGACACCGGCCAGGCCGACCTGGTCCGCAATTTCACCTTCGAATTCCCCACCCGCGTCATCGCCCAGCTGTTGGGGCTGCCCGCCGACGACCTGCCGACGTTTCGGAAGCGCGCGGTGCAGCTGATCAGTTATCACGTCGACTACGAGCACGCCTTCGAGGCGTCTGCGGCGCTCAAGGATTACTTCGTCGAGCAGATCGAACAGCGCAAGTCCCACCCCACGCAGGACATCATCGGTGACCTGGTCACCGCGGAGATCGACGGCGAAAAGCTAAGCGACGAAGCGATTTACTCCTTCCTGCGGTTGCTGCTGCCGGCCGGGTTGGAGACCACCTACCGGTCGTCGGGCAACCTGCTGTACCTGCTGCTCACCCACCCGGACCAGTTCGCCGCGGTCCAGGCCGACCCCGGGCTCTTGCCGCAGGCGATCGAGGAAGGACTGCGGTTCGAGACCCCGCTGACCACGGTGCAGCGATTCACCACCGAGGACACCGAGCTCGGAGGCGTCGCGATACCGGCGCGTTCGGTCGTCGGGGTGTGCATCGGCGCCGCGAACCGCGACGAGCGGCGCTGGGAACGCCCCGAGGAGTTCGACATCTTCCGCACACACCTGCCGCACATCTCCTTCGCCGCCGGCGAACACACGTGCCTCGGTCTGCACCTGGCGCGACTGGAAACCCGCGTCGCGGTCGAGTGCCTGCTGGACCGGGTGACCAACGTCAGGTTGCTGACCGACGACGACCCGCACATCCACGGCCAGCCGTTCCGTTCACCGACGGCGCTTCCCGTGACGTTCGACGCGAAGTAG
- a CDS encoding flavin-containing monooxygenase, with protein sequence MTEAADTRIDVIVIGAGFSGLYMLHRLRQLGIRTRVLEMAENVGGTWWYNRYPGARCDIESIEYSYSFSEEIQQEWVWTESMPAQPEIEAYLNFVADRLDLRRDIQFHTKVVAMTFDEDAAAWLVRTEGGETFRAPFVVAASGILSVPLQPDIPGMDTFTGTSLYTSHWPKEGFDLTGKRVGVIGTGSTGVQLIPIVARQALRLCVFQRSPAYTLPWRVRRFEAGELDGMKARYGEIRAAQRAHPIGAARLSAFSVLLEMLGRPPLKSATRDEQLRAIEEHGVMGALNWGDVFFDIEANRMAAELYGEAVARIVKDPETAASLVPVHPFACKRPIIDQGYYETFNRDNVTLVDLRKSPIREVTPGGIRTEGGSYDLDVIVYATGFDAMTGALSRIDVRGRDGMSLAEFWASEGPLSYLGLAVAGFPNLFTIQGPGSPSAATNFVAALEQHVEWIGDCIAHLRARGIRTIEALATAQQEWIDHATALVAPTVLVHPSCNSWYNGGNVPGKKRMYMGYTGGIPEYRRRCDEVAADGYTGFKLA encoded by the coding sequence GTGACTGAAGCGGCTGATACCCGGATCGACGTCATCGTCATCGGCGCCGGCTTCTCAGGGCTGTACATGCTGCATCGGCTGCGCCAATTGGGCATCCGGACCCGTGTCCTGGAGATGGCCGAAAACGTCGGCGGCACGTGGTGGTACAACCGATACCCGGGTGCCCGCTGCGACATCGAGAGCATCGAATACTCCTACAGCTTCTCCGAAGAGATTCAGCAGGAATGGGTTTGGACCGAGTCGATGCCGGCCCAGCCGGAGATCGAGGCCTACCTGAACTTCGTCGCCGACCGGCTCGACCTTCGCCGCGACATCCAGTTCCACACCAAGGTCGTCGCCATGACCTTCGACGAGGACGCCGCGGCCTGGCTGGTCCGAACCGAGGGCGGCGAAACTTTCCGGGCCCCGTTCGTCGTCGCCGCATCCGGCATCCTGTCCGTTCCGTTGCAGCCCGACATCCCGGGCATGGACACCTTCACCGGGACGTCGCTGTACACCAGCCACTGGCCCAAGGAGGGCTTCGACCTGACCGGTAAGCGGGTCGGCGTCATCGGGACAGGTTCCACCGGCGTTCAGCTCATTCCCATCGTGGCCCGGCAAGCGTTGCGGCTCTGCGTGTTCCAACGTTCGCCCGCTTACACCCTGCCGTGGCGCGTGCGCCGGTTCGAGGCCGGCGAGCTGGACGGGATGAAGGCCCGCTACGGCGAAATCCGCGCCGCGCAACGGGCCCACCCGATCGGGGCGGCGCGGCTGAGCGCCTTCTCGGTACTGCTGGAGATGCTGGGCAGGCCGCCGCTGAAGTCGGCCACGCGCGACGAGCAGTTGCGTGCCATCGAGGAGCACGGCGTCATGGGCGCGCTCAACTGGGGCGACGTCTTCTTCGACATCGAGGCCAACCGAATGGCCGCCGAATTGTATGGCGAGGCGGTGGCCCGCATCGTCAAGGACCCGGAAACGGCGGCCTCGCTGGTGCCCGTCCATCCGTTCGCCTGCAAACGGCCGATCATCGACCAGGGCTACTACGAGACGTTCAACCGGGACAACGTCACCCTCGTCGACCTGCGCAAGTCGCCGATCCGGGAGGTGACGCCGGGCGGAATCCGCACCGAGGGCGGCTCCTACGACCTGGATGTCATTGTGTACGCCACGGGGTTCGACGCGATGACGGGGGCGCTGAGCCGCATCGACGTGCGCGGCCGCGATGGGATGTCGCTCGCCGAGTTCTGGGCGAGCGAGGGTCCGCTGTCCTATCTTGGGTTGGCGGTGGCGGGCTTCCCGAACCTCTTCACCATCCAGGGGCCGGGCAGCCCCAGCGCCGCCACCAACTTCGTCGCCGCGCTGGAACAGCATGTGGAGTGGATCGGTGATTGCATCGCACACCTGCGGGCCCGCGGTATCCGCACGATCGAGGCGCTGGCCACCGCACAACAGGAGTGGATCGACCACGCCACCGCGCTCGTCGCGCCGACGGTGCTGGTCCACCCGTCCTGCAACTCGTGGTACAACGGCGGCAACGTGCCCGGGAAGAAGCGAATGTACATGGGCTATACCGGCGGGATCCCCGAATATCGGCGCCGCTGCGACGAAGTCGCGGCCGACGGATACACCGGTTTCAAGCTCGCTTAG